In one Winogradskyella sp. MH6 genomic region, the following are encoded:
- a CDS encoding M28 family peptidase: protein MKNIVFLFLLVSMFACKEAPKVAENNIKEDVYFLADDKLEGRQTGTEGEKKASEYIVKRFKEIGLEAKGTEGYLQSFSFKPKTDPHKEVEFTTNADSTITGNNVIGFINNNAEKTIVIGAHYDHLGYGGEGSLYRGEEKAVHNGADDNASGVAVMLNLAERLKVKNDNAEIKDKNNYLFMSFSGEEMGLLGSNYFSKNPTIDAKSINYMINMDMVGRLKADSTLAVYGLGTSPMFKQTIKSNNDKFKLVENESGVGPSDHTSFYLIDVPVLHFFTGQHEDYHKPADDSEKLNYEGMNLISDYIFDIISDLDDNGELVFRKTKNESEETPRFKVGLGVVPDYLYDGEGMRIDGTREETPAFNAGLQKGDIVVKLGDSTITDMMSYMRALSVFEKGDEAAITVKRGEETIDTKVNF, encoded by the coding sequence ATGAAAAATATAGTGTTTTTGTTTCTTTTAGTAAGCATGTTTGCTTGTAAGGAAGCGCCTAAGGTTGCAGAAAATAATATTAAAGAAGATGTTTACTTTTTAGCTGATGACAAGCTAGAAGGTCGCCAAACCGGAACTGAAGGTGAGAAAAAAGCATCGGAATATATTGTTAAACGTTTTAAAGAGATAGGTCTAGAAGCAAAAGGAACCGAAGGCTATTTACAATCGTTTTCATTTAAACCAAAAACAGACCCTCATAAGGAAGTGGAGTTTACAACCAATGCAGACAGCACCATAACCGGAAATAATGTTATAGGTTTTATTAACAACAATGCAGAGAAAACCATTGTAATTGGTGCGCACTACGACCATTTAGGTTACGGTGGAGAAGGCTCACTTTACAGAGGTGAAGAAAAAGCTGTACACAACGGTGCAGATGATAACGCAAGTGGTGTTGCTGTAATGCTAAATTTAGCCGAGCGTCTAAAAGTCAAGAACGATAACGCTGAAATAAAAGATAAAAACAACTATTTATTTATGTCATTTTCCGGAGAGGAAATGGGCTTATTGGGTTCAAACTATTTTTCTAAAAATCCAACTATCGATGCTAAATCTATAAACTACATGATCAACATGGATATGGTTGGACGCTTAAAAGCAGATAGCACTTTAGCGGTATATGGTTTAGGAACATCTCCGATGTTTAAGCAAACTATAAAATCAAATAATGACAAATTTAAGTTGGTTGAAAATGAAAGTGGAGTAGGACCAAGCGATCATACGTCTTTTTATCTTATAGATGTTCCGGTATTGCATTTCTTTACTGGTCAGCACGAAGATTACCATAAACCAGCCGACGATTCAGAGAAGTTGAATTATGAAGGAATGAACCTAATTTCGGATTACATTTTTGATATCATTTCAGATTTAGACGATAATGGAGAGCTAGTCTTCAGAAAAACTAAAAACGAAAGCGAAGAAACACCGCGATTTAAGGTGGGATTAGGTGTTGTGCCAGACTATTTATATGATGGAGAAGGTATGCGTATTGATGGCACAAGAGAAGAAACACCAGCATTTAATGCAGGTTTACAAAAAGGCGATATAGTTGTGAAACTGGGAGACAGTACAATAACAGATATGATGAGTTATATGCGAGCTTTATCTGTTTTTGAAAAAGGAGATGAAGCGGCTATAACTGTTAAACGTGGTGAGGAGACCATTGATACAAAAGTGAATTTTTAG